In the genome of Spodoptera frugiperda isolate SF20-4 chromosome 1, AGI-APGP_CSIRO_Sfru_2.0, whole genome shotgun sequence, the window TTAGGCCTTTACGAGGGTGAAAGTGTGAATTTTACTGATGAGCAAAGCGTCAAAGATTTTATGTCTGATAAATATGAAAAGAAACGCTATTATCTGGATTCGCCTGCAACTACGAACAATCCCGTCAATGGAAGTTCATCGAAGAATAAGCCCAAAGTTAAGACCGGAAGTAACGCGTCGAGCGCAGCGCCTTTGATATCGATTTCGCCGCAAACATCGAAAAATACGGTCAATAATAACACGGTCGTTCAAACTGCGAAAGTGGTGAACAATTTGCTGCCTGCTAACGACCTGAGTTACAGAGTAGCTCAACCAGTCAACAATTTGGTAAAGCCTATCATGAACACTGTAAATGTCACACCAGTACCTGCTGCTGTACCAGCCTCAGTACCTGAGTAAGTTTTATGAGATATGTTCTAAATACTGTgcaataattaatgtaaatttaCCTAAGTACTGTATTATAAACCAATTGTATTCATTTTCAGTTTTCCTGTTGATTTTTCTAcagcaaatatttataatagtagccagatcaataataatatgaacaataGTTTTGCAACTCCTCCGTCCATGACTGCACCAGCATTCAATGCTTTCAGTACCCCTCCACAGCCTGCAAGTAAGTTGACCTGTTtatttagtcttcaatattggAGAGATGTTTATTTGCAATCATCAATCAATTGTCTTTTCTTTGACAGATGATCGCTATGCTGCACTGGCAGATTTAGATATGGCTTTAAGACAACAAAACATGAAACATATGGGTAAGCTTATTAAACTCTTTATTTACATGTATTTCTTCTCATTGTCTGTCTATAAAAATCACTATTACATTCATTTGTTGAaaagttatatattatttaagtactttttaCAGTAGTTAGTTCACATTACATTTTAGgctttagatatttaattatacttaattttaatatttcagagGAAaacaatgttgtaaataataaaaatccattCCAAAGTACCACAACCAATGATCTGTTTGCCAGTAAAAATCCATTTTTCAATGGAGGATGGAGCACTGCCACAGCAACGGTACCAGTCAATCCGTTTATGGtaagattattttgttacaatatatAATATTGACATCTATACACTTAAATAATGTTgaagtgtatgtatgtattacactataataacatatttacaattttcgtctctctgtctgtttgttgtggCTAATCTCAGAAATGTCTGGACCCATTTTGACGGGAATTTTATTAGCATGAAGCCCACATACTCAGGAGTAACAAtagctacttttattttagaaacaaaatatagAAAACCCAAATTCTGTCTGAAGTCATTAATTCTATACAGAGGAAGTCACAGGCAACAGCtagtataatacaaatatataatcaaATAAGAGCTTGTAAATGTATCATTTGTGCAGGAAAATGTATTTGGCTTGATATGAATAAGGATACATAATAACGgaatgttaatttaaatgatatttttttggagatctatttttgtaaaacctatttaaattatccttgaaattgtttattgtttagcATAGTATCTGTTTGCATTTGGTGTTGACAGATCAAGCAAGCATGTCATTGAATTAAGTTGATGCTTCCTTATGTTgaggtacattataataatgcaTCAAAATTCCAGTAGCCATAATCAGTTCTTTATTGGGTATGAATAATCTGTACCCATACAGACCCAATAACCTTCTGTTATCTGAATTATTTATCTATGCATTGTTTTTATCTACAATTACATTATCCTATGTGCCAAAATGATTGTTCATTGGCACAAGTTATAAATttccctaaacaaaaaaaaaacgtaatatcATTGTTAGCTAT includes:
- the LOC118273616 gene encoding arf-GAP domain and FG repeat-containing protein 1 isoform X1 codes for the protein MAANRRKQDDKNLEILRELISLNGNKYCLDCNQRGPTYVNSTIGSFVCSKCSGMLRGLTPPHRVKSISMATFTPEEIEFIKARGNDYCRRVWLGLYEGESVNFTDEQSVKDFMSDKYEKKRYYLDSPATTNNPVNGSSSKNKPKVKTGSNASSAAPLISISPQTSKNTVNNNTVVQTAKVVNNLLPANDLSYRVAQPVNNLVKPIMNTVNVTPVPAAVPASVPDFPVDFSTANIYNSSQINNNMNNSFATPPSMTAPAFNAFSTPPQPANDRYAALADLDMALRQQNMKHMEENNVVNNKNPFQSTTTNDLFASKNPFFNGGWSTATATVPVNPFMQSTNNGGFMNSKNPFL
- the LOC118273616 gene encoding arf-GAP domain and FG repeat-containing protein 1 isoform X2, yielding MAANRRKQDDKNLEILRELISLNGNKYCLDCNQRGPTYVNSTIGSFVCSKCSGMLRGLTPPHRVKSISMATFTPEEIEFIKARGNDYCRRVWLGLYEGESVNFTDEQSVKDFMSDKYEKKRYYLDSPATTNNPVNGSSSKNKPKVKTGSNASSAAPLISISPQTSKNTVNNNTVVQTAKVVNNLLPANDLSYRVAQPVNNLVKPIMNTVNVTPVPAAVPASVPDFPVDFSTANIYNSSQINNNMNNSFATPPSMTAPAFNAFSTPPQPANDRYAALADLDMALRQQNMKHMEENNVVNNKNPFQSTTTNDLFASKNPFFNGGWSTATATVPVNPFMSTNNGGFMNSKNPFL